The following coding sequences are from one Leptolyngbya sp. NIES-3755 window:
- a CDS encoding isochorismatase family protein (similar to AA sequence:cyanobase_aa:LBDG_33370) codes for MQTAFGLNLPMTLEDVCHPEKMALLVYDMQVGVAQQLPGAVEFIGQVKQVIEAARSHKMRIFYSRHTTLPKEIAGVSQLKGAMALQRVTTVADVQPNFLPDSAAHAIVPDLAPLPSEVAFDKLTMSAFVGSYLDLALRDARIEAIAVVGAVLEFGIEPTVRNAADLGYTSVLISDACYSFSEQNRARSLSNLQSASLITDSSTFKTTLDRVHQKL; via the coding sequence ATGCAAACTGCTTTTGGATTGAATCTTCCGATGACGCTGGAAGATGTCTGTCATCCCGAAAAAATGGCATTGCTGGTCTATGATATGCAAGTTGGAGTCGCGCAACAGTTACCGGGAGCCGTTGAATTTATTGGGCAAGTGAAACAGGTCATTGAAGCGGCGCGATCGCACAAAATGAGAATCTTCTACTCGCGTCACACTACCCTACCCAAAGAGATTGCAGGCGTATCCCAACTCAAAGGCGCAATGGCACTGCAAAGAGTCACAACCGTTGCCGATGTCCAACCGAATTTCTTACCGGATTCTGCGGCTCATGCGATCGTGCCCGATCTTGCCCCCTTGCCTTCTGAAGTAGCATTTGACAAGCTCACGATGTCTGCATTTGTCGGGTCGTATTTGGATTTAGCACTCAGGGATGCGCGAATTGAAGCGATCGCAGTCGTCGGCGCAGTTCTCGAATTTGGCATTGAACCGACCGTTCGGAATGCGGCGGATTTAGGCTATACCTCAGTGTTAATTAGCGATGCTTGCTACTCGTTTTCTGAGCAGAATCGGGCGCGATCGCTTTCTAATCTCCAGTCAGCAAGTCTGATCACAGATAGTAGTACCTTCAAGACCACCCTCGATCGAGTCCATCAAAAATTATGA